One stretch of Ananas comosus cultivar F153 linkage group 6, ASM154086v1, whole genome shotgun sequence DNA includes these proteins:
- the LOC109712076 gene encoding uncharacterized protein LOC109712076 yields the protein MGCGWSSSCSCSCGKSRALECVRVVHINGYVEDFGPAPVTAGDVTGRAKQQPARHVLCTAAXPSGPRPFRPDDVLEPGRLYFLLPHAALLSSDSSPLDLACLLNRLSALAKRPSPSPARSLPRPFPAWTPMPSRRAAWRPQLDRIDERSFGRSRDSMRSTAST from the coding sequence ATGGGGTGCGGGTGGTCCTCGTCGTGCTCGTGCTCGTGCGGGAAATCGCGGGCGTTGGAGTGCGTGCGCGTGGTCCACATCAACGGCTACGTGGAGGACTTCGGCCCCGCGCCCGTCACGGCGGGCGACGTCACCGGCCGCGCCAAGCAGCAGCCTGCTCGCCACGTGCTGTGCACGGCGGCCCNCCCTTCCGGCCCCCGCCCCTTCCGCCCCGACGACGTCCTCGAGCCCGGCCGGCTGTACTTCCTCCTCCCCCACGccgccctcctctcctccgACTCCTCCCCGCTCGACCTCGCCTGCCTCCTCAACCGCCTCTCCGCCCTCGCCAAACGCCCCagccccagccccgcccgctCCCTTCCCCGCCCCTTCCCCGCCTGGACGCCGATGCCGTCGCGCCGCGCCGCCTGGCGCCCGCAGCTCGACCGGATCGACGAGCGCTCCTTCGGCCGCTCCAGGGACTCCATGCGGAGCACCGCCAGCACCTGA